AGCATCACGTAAAGGTTCTGGTAGACAGTGTCTTAGAGCTTCTCTGGCGCGAGGATTGTCACTAAGACGAAGATAGCAACGAATAACATGCTTTAGTAAacgaaaagcaaaagagTCTACAAGCTGCATTACCATGTTGTTCAAAACCGACGCAACTGCATAAAAGCGTTCATATGTTTGACAAATATATTGAAGACCAACGTCGTcacataaaaatttttgtacgATGAAAATCGCAACGGTTTTTGATAATTCAGAACCGTTCTCCATGATTCTGAGACAAAGAGGAATAATTTCTGtagataataaaaagttgaTTACTTCTGGAGAGTCATTTTTAACTAATGCACCAATCACCCCTAAACTAGTAAGGCGCAGGTATTCAAAAGGTTTGGATTTTGAAAGGGTATTCAAAAACGGGTATAGAAATAAAGTAATGTGTGCATTTAAAAAGTGGATTCTAGTTTCAGGATGAGAAGCGATACACTGGAGTAAAGCTAGCGCGTTGCACACTCTGTTACTAGTTGGTCCTGTAAGTGTGGGTGGATTTAAAAGAGGATAAACGCTGATAATTTCTTGCAACAAAGCCGTCATCACACCATATGAATGCCATAAAATAAGAGCCAAATCTTCATACTGTTCTCGTTTACGAGATAGTTCGACAAGAGCTTGTTCGCGAGATGTCCCAGAAACAAGTTGAATTATCCATTCATAGACAAGTGCTGGTTCATAATTAGGGGATTCCAagttttccattttttctaGAATGCgggaaagaaataaaaatgctaTAGTTTATTGTcgaaaagaataaaataaagaataataattttatagCTGCCGGAACTAAAGAGCAACACCTAACGAATTTGTAGTTCAATCCAAAGGATAGAATAATGCACTAAAAGGTAAAGAAAAGGTATTAACGTTAAACGACAGTCAGTAAAGTGCTGAGTGTCgagaaaatgataaagcttttaaaattttaatggAATTTCAGTCCTCGTGCTATGCGTGCCAAACAGTATCAACTTGCACAGCAATACTGGacttaaataatttaaaatacaacAATCTTATAAACCTGAACTGCAAATGCTGTTCCGTAGATTTCGCGTGAGAGCAATGGACAAGCACAGTGTTGGCAGGGAATAGCAAACCTACCGCACTGCGCGTTAGAAAAATGCAAGATACATTACTGAGTAATAAGGAgaatcaaatatttttaaagaaaagtgGGCAAAACGCATTTAGAAAAGGTATTTAACCATTCTTAGCTCGCTTCTAATAGAAGCTATAAAATAACAGAGATAtaagaaaaggaatttacCTATGTTATATCTTTGAAagccttttttaaaagttatttCTAACGCTTTTGTAAATACTACTTTTCTAAAGATTTGTAAATACATATTCATACCGAATGCGTAACCGTTGATGTTTGCTAATTGCACATCATTTACACTTTCATCAAGAGTAATTTAGTATTCAAACATATAATAACTTGAGCcgtttcttcttcaataatTGCGTTAATGTTTGAAtagcttttttgtttactataTTTACCCTTACGAAGAATTATGAACAACATTCACGAACAATTAATATAGCGTAGTATAAGGATGTATGCTATTCTGCTTCTGACTTTAATCTCTCGATACTGACTGGCGCCATCAACAAACTTCCTACCATTTTCTATATCCTTGTGgttgattgttttttatttgaaccTAcctattattattttcgaTTACTGTTTGTGAAATTTTGGTTGACCATTTCTCATGGAAAGCTAGGGgccaatttttttcctacAACTTTGAGCATTGTTTTATCCTCCATTTATTGGTATACTTTGCTGCCtatttttcgtttaaaaaataagctaAATTTTTCGTCTtagtaatataatattgGGCACTAACGTATCAAGGAATGGATATTGAATCAGACCACGAGCCTAAGGAGTCTTCTGTTGATCTTGAAGGACGGCATGATTCTATACGCAAGTCTTTTGAAGCTGACGATATTGATGTGACAGATGAAAACACCATTTTTTCTACCTCTAGAAAAGAACAAAGCACAATTGAACCTATGGATTCCTTTGTTGAAAACAACATAGCCAATAGCTCCTCTCAACAGTCAGTTTCAGAAATTGACATTCAGTTGCCTTCCTCTGAGCCTAAAGAAGGTgttaaagaagaaagcaaCTTAATAGAGAGTAATTCTTTGGACAATGTGCAGGAAATTAATCCTCAAAATACCATTGGCGACAAATCGGCTCACACAGAAGAGGAGTCTTCAAATGATAACTTGGTAAAAATTACTGCTGGAACCATTATTTCTGACATAATGGATGAGCCTGTTGTGGATGAAGACGATAAACTCTCTGAAGAAGACTTGAGCAAGGAAGACTTAGAAACGACTCTTAAGGGTGACGAAAACTATTCATCGTcgcaaaaagaaatatatgATAATGATGAGACAATTCCTAAACCACCATCTCCAGAAGTCGAAAAGATAGAAACTAGTACTTCAGTTGAGAATGCATACATTACGAACTCTCAATATAATGACACTCTTGATATGGAAGATCAGACATCTGATTTAATTACAACTTTTGAGcatgaaaatgaagaccATGAAGTCCACGAGGTTCCTTCCATTCACGGAATGGAAGGGACTTTTGAAACCGTAAATCTAACTTCTGAAGCTGGGAATGAAAAAGAGTTTAACAACGATTCTGTAGTATTGAATACGACGCCAAAAGAAATGcaaatttcatctttagATGCTGTTGACAAACTTGAAGATAAGCCTGTTTCGAACGACAATATCAAAGCCAATATAGAATCGTCGACTACAGTTGATAGGGCTTCATCTCAGCTTGAATCGGAAAATAACGAATCCACTTTTTTTGTACATAACCAAAATTCCTCC
This portion of the Schizosaccharomyces pombe strain 972h- genome assembly, chromosome: I genome encodes:
- the rcd1 gene encoding CCR4-NOT complex subunit Rcd1 yields the protein MENLESPNYEPALVYEWIIQLVSGTSREQALVELSRKREQYEDLALILWHSYGVMTALLQEIISVYPLLNPPTLTGPTSNRVCNALALLQCIASHPETRIHFLNAHITLFLYPFLNTLSKSKPFEYLRLTSLGVIGALVKNDSPEVINFLLSTEIIPLCLRIMENGSELSKTVAIFIVQKFLCDDVGLQYICQTYERFYAVASVLNNMVMQLVDSFAFRLLKHVIRCYLRLSDNPRAREALRHCLPEPLRDATFAQVLKDDHNTKKCLAQLLINLSDVAVVNQ